Proteins from a single region of Desulfosporosinus sp. Sb-LF:
- a CDS encoding zinc-ribbon domain containing protein: MAQDKTLTCRDCGQDFVFTASEQDFYAEKGFENDPTRCPSCRQARKQQMGGGRSNYGGGFGSNGSRPQRQMFPAVCANCGVQTEVPFQPSGEKPVYCRDCFQSMRRY, encoded by the coding sequence ATGGCTCAAGACAAAACTCTAACATGTCGCGATTGCGGTCAGGACTTTGTGTTCACGGCTAGCGAACAAGATTTCTATGCGGAAAAAGGATTTGAAAATGATCCAACTCGTTGCCCCTCTTGCCGTCAAGCCCGCAAACAACAAATGGGCGGTGGTCGGAGTAATTACGGTGGTGGCTTCGGTAGTAATGGTAGTCGCCCGCAACGTCAAATGTTTCCCGCAGTCTGCGCAAACTGCGGTGTACAAACGGAAGTTCCTTTCCAACCTTCAGGTGAGAAGCCTGTGTATTGTCGAGATTGCTTCCAATCTATGCGTCGTTACTAG
- a CDS encoding FeoA family protein, whose protein sequence is MERFLENLKPGERAYVERIEGGGALRRRMMDMGIVPGVELEVVRRAPLGGPLQVRLKGYYLAMRRGECAKILVTKMQQEHKEHSLAGR, encoded by the coding sequence ATGGAACGTTTTTTAGAGAATTTAAAACCGGGGGAACGGGCGTATGTTGAACGTATTGAAGGCGGCGGTGCTTTGCGTCGCAGGATGATGGACATGGGCATTGTTCCAGGGGTTGAGTTAGAGGTTGTTCGTCGGGCTCCCTTAGGCGGTCCACTTCAGGTTCGATTGAAAGGGTATTATTTAGCGATGCGTCGAGGGGAATGTGCTAAAATTCTTGTCACGAAGATGCAGCAGGAACACAAGGAACATTCATTGGCAGGGCGATAG
- a CDS encoding winged helix-turn-helix domain-containing protein, which produces MLANILEILGRKESLSMAQLAHEVGYSVRETESALEQMEHMGYISRELFGQGCSANCDADRCSGHCEGCGFVSSETFSVWALSERGQTLLNSKTK; this is translated from the coding sequence ATGCTTGCAAATATATTGGAAATACTGGGACGCAAGGAATCATTGTCGATGGCACAACTAGCCCACGAAGTTGGCTATTCTGTGAGGGAAACTGAAAGCGCCTTAGAGCAAATGGAACATATGGGCTATATAAGTCGTGAACTATTTGGACAAGGCTGCAGTGCGAACTGTGACGCGGATCGGTGTAGCGGTCACTGTGAAGGGTGTGGATTTGTTTCATCTGAAACGTTCTCAGTTTGGGCGCTCTCGGAGCGGGGACAAACATTATTGAATTCGAAAACCAAGTAA
- a CDS encoding HD domain-containing protein, which translates to MKWNFINNLQRIYDLLDNLKGQTMERDYPITWEKVHATSCAQIGRLLAEQRSIDKEQAALACALHDMGRWVSGKQLDHAPKGEELVRYFLTEGKVYDEKIREQIVNAVINHSKKDQVGTPLEELVKDADIIDCHFHGDEMTKPFHVARLKNTLKELGIDSSNEKV; encoded by the coding sequence GTGAAATGGAATTTTATTAATAACTTACAAAGAATCTATGATCTGCTGGATAACTTAAAGGGACAGACTATGGAACGCGATTATCCAATAACATGGGAGAAGGTTCATGCAACAAGCTGTGCCCAAATCGGTCGTTTGCTAGCGGAACAGCGGAGCATAGACAAGGAGCAGGCAGCTTTAGCTTGTGCCTTACACGACATGGGCCGCTGGGTGTCAGGAAAACAATTGGATCATGCCCCTAAAGGAGAGGAACTAGTTCGATATTTTTTGACTGAGGGGAAAGTCTATGATGAAAAAATCAGAGAGCAGATTGTCAATGCGGTTATTAACCATTCCAAGAAGGATCAGGTTGGAACCCCTCTAGAGGAACTTGTGAAGGACGCTGATATTATTGATTGCCATTTTCATGGAGATGAGATGACAAAACCTTTTCATGTTGCCAGGCTAAAGAATACTTTGAAAGAGTTGGGAATAGATTCCTCAAATGAAAAAGTTTAG
- a CDS encoding TetR/AcrR family transcriptional regulator has product MSKPREEKYQAILDAATEAFAEYGYFSCQVSKIAKLAGVADGTIYLYFKNKEDILVSLFTDRMGQFTEEIRKEIAQCQTTKERLLRIARTHITYMQKNRSLAMVTQIEIRQSDPQIREAISGPLREYFQLIELVLAEGVAKGEMVLSDFKVGRQMFFGTLDAVMSDWVLSKKPRSLNGVENIIFDLMNGAFKIKD; this is encoded by the coding sequence ATGAGTAAGCCACGTGAGGAAAAATATCAGGCTATTCTCGATGCTGCTACGGAGGCATTTGCAGAATATGGCTATTTCTCCTGTCAAGTATCCAAAATTGCCAAACTAGCTGGAGTTGCGGACGGAACAATTTATCTTTATTTTAAAAATAAGGAGGATATCCTTGTTAGCCTTTTTACGGATAGGATGGGTCAATTTACAGAAGAAATTCGTAAAGAAATTGCTCAGTGTCAGACAACAAAGGAACGGCTATTGCGTATTGCAAGAACCCATATCACATATATGCAGAAAAACCGTTCTCTGGCTATGGTCACTCAGATTGAGATCCGTCAGTCCGATCCGCAGATTAGGGAAGCCATTTCGGGGCCTCTACGAGAGTATTTTCAGTTGATTGAACTAGTCCTGGCAGAAGGGGTTGCAAAGGGCGAAATGGTTCTGAGTGATTTCAAGGTAGGCCGGCAGATGTTCTTTGGGACGTTAGATGCTGTGATGAGCGATTGGGTGCTTTCTAAAAAACCGCGTTCTTTAAATGGGGTAGAGAATATTATTTTTGATTTAATGAATGGAGCTTTTAAAATTAAAGATTAA
- a CDS encoding DEAD/DEAH box helicase — MAERTYHEFNLDPFQEEALDAIDAGKSVIVAAPTGTGKTLVADYLIEKAMNEHLRVIYTAPIKALSNQKYRDFKSQFGEEAVGIMTGDVVLNPTAPLLIMTTEVFRNQVITEDPNLEFVSHIVFDEIHWLNDEERGTVWEESIILAPPKMKILGLSATIANARNLVDWIKSIRNEEVALIEETKRVVPLEYFYYTKDTGLVDYDQLWHYYRQKLKNRTNDENPFGPTTHLDLIRTIQRDHLPALFFVFSRKQCALKAMELATIANYLRSPERRTVEEKFLQLFGPEIEWSSSTRQLRRLCTRGIAYHHAGLLPSQKVIVEELFLARLIKVLYCTETFSVGINYPVKAVCFDSLNKYDGRNFRPLANHEFFQMSGRAGRRGLDEKGFSFALVDLAYMEKSPPPKFQLNRLEPLTSQFRLTYNTVLNLTATLTQAQIEIYFQKSFAAYSYRFASDHLNTELVNIQKQLEEAQHHLCEEVGSFNCPLKHHPKRKDLEKLRKTYKALGPRKQSRVYGREMARKIRSWEKLLAQAPKSCPSQRQDTCKGLDKTYLTLKQQQQSLQTSLASLPEENAFLHEFEYKKNHLRQIGYLRKDELLPRGTCASHIYVQELLVTELIYSDVFPQLDDDQVNALLSSIDFEARKNDVFQRAAIFESAPIKEIVEYIQSICGQDSIRFDPRVAGLTHAWSQGKTFEEVQSLCNLDEGDIISVFRRTIDLMRQMREAVSDSALRIRLKVCMEKLDRDEAAIMEL; from the coding sequence ATGGCTGAGCGCACTTATCACGAATTTAACCTCGACCCATTTCAAGAAGAGGCACTTGATGCCATTGATGCTGGAAAATCAGTTATCGTAGCAGCCCCCACAGGCACCGGAAAAACCTTGGTGGCTGATTATTTAATCGAGAAAGCTATGAATGAACATTTGAGAGTGATCTATACGGCACCGATCAAAGCATTAAGTAATCAAAAATACAGAGACTTTAAATCACAGTTTGGAGAAGAGGCAGTGGGCATTATGACAGGAGATGTTGTTCTGAATCCGACAGCACCTCTCCTTATTATGACGACAGAAGTTTTTCGCAACCAAGTCATCACAGAAGATCCTAATCTCGAGTTTGTCTCTCACATTGTTTTTGATGAAATTCACTGGCTTAATGATGAGGAAAGAGGCACAGTCTGGGAAGAATCCATCATTCTGGCACCACCCAAAATGAAAATTCTTGGCTTGAGTGCTACGATCGCGAATGCACGAAATTTAGTGGATTGGATCAAATCAATCCGCAATGAAGAAGTTGCTCTCATTGAAGAAACCAAGCGGGTTGTTCCTTTAGAATACTTTTACTATACCAAAGACACAGGCCTTGTCGATTATGATCAACTTTGGCATTATTATCGTCAGAAACTCAAAAACCGGACCAACGATGAAAACCCGTTTGGCCCAACGACTCACTTGGACCTCATTCGTACAATTCAGCGTGACCATCTTCCTGCACTGTTCTTTGTTTTCAGCCGCAAACAATGTGCCTTAAAAGCCATGGAATTAGCGACTATAGCTAATTATTTAAGGTCTCCCGAACGCCGAACAGTTGAAGAAAAATTTCTTCAACTGTTCGGCCCAGAAATCGAATGGTCATCCTCGACTCGTCAGCTTAGGCGTTTATGTACAAGAGGGATTGCCTATCATCATGCTGGGTTGCTACCCTCTCAGAAAGTCATAGTCGAAGAACTCTTCTTAGCACGGCTGATCAAGGTACTCTACTGTACAGAAACCTTTAGTGTTGGGATCAACTATCCCGTCAAAGCGGTTTGTTTTGATTCACTTAATAAATATGATGGACGCAATTTCCGTCCACTTGCCAATCATGAATTTTTCCAAATGTCTGGTCGTGCTGGGCGTCGTGGACTTGATGAGAAAGGCTTTTCGTTTGCTCTTGTTGACTTGGCCTATATGGAAAAAAGTCCTCCACCTAAGTTCCAGTTAAATCGTCTCGAACCACTTACCAGTCAATTCAGACTTACCTATAATACAGTTTTGAACCTCACTGCGACTTTAACGCAGGCACAAATAGAAATCTACTTTCAGAAGAGTTTCGCGGCCTATAGCTACCGATTCGCTTCAGATCATCTAAACACCGAATTAGTCAATATTCAAAAACAACTTGAAGAGGCCCAACACCATCTCTGCGAGGAAGTGGGATCATTCAACTGTCCACTGAAACATCATCCCAAGCGAAAGGATCTTGAGAAGCTCCGGAAGACGTACAAAGCTTTAGGTCCCCGAAAACAAAGCCGTGTTTACGGACGTGAAATGGCTCGTAAAATTCGCTCCTGGGAAAAGTTATTAGCCCAAGCTCCGAAGAGTTGCCCTTCACAACGACAAGATACCTGCAAGGGTCTGGATAAAACCTACCTAACGCTTAAACAGCAACAACAGAGCCTTCAAACGTCATTGGCGAGCCTTCCGGAGGAAAACGCCTTCCTCCACGAATTTGAGTACAAAAAAAATCACCTTCGCCAAATAGGGTATTTGCGTAAGGATGAACTTTTGCCCCGCGGCACTTGTGCAAGCCATATCTATGTTCAAGAACTTCTAGTGACCGAACTAATCTACTCTGATGTTTTCCCCCAACTCGATGATGATCAAGTCAATGCCTTGCTGTCAAGCATTGACTTTGAAGCAAGAAAAAATGATGTGTTTCAACGTGCTGCAATCTTCGAGTCAGCTCCTATCAAAGAAATCGTAGAGTACATCCAAAGTATCTGCGGGCAAGATTCCATAAGATTCGACCCACGTGTGGCTGGGCTTACTCATGCATGGAGTCAAGGAAAAACTTTTGAAGAAGTCCAATCCTTATGTAACCTTGATGAAGGAGACATCATCAGTGTTTTTCGTCGAACCATCGATCTCATGCGTCAGATGCGGGAAGCTGTCAGTGATTCTGCACTGCGAATCCGCCTAAAAGTATGCATGGAAAAACTTGACCGTGATGAAGCGGCCATAATGGAACTTTAG
- a CDS encoding MFS transporter, with product MSPEKPIEYSTIGILSLAHMLNDMYSNYLPQMLPFLVAATALSTTRAAILVSAFTISSSFIQPIFGYFLDRQGKRWLVHVGTLWMAIMLSLTGLVQNYLLLVLLAGLAGLGTAAFHPQASTMITVISGDRKAVLLSTFVAFGNIGFALSPLLLVPLFQNYGLHATIYTVIPGIFVALLLFFFAPKNDVLGGNAPTLSEVICSLRSARSELLAITSVIAIRSLTYTGLLTILPLYFQAQKLSSIAASHLVFVMLFSGAIGGILGGFISDRYGRKPLIVSSLILATPLFYGFTQTQGTLSIVFLALAGASLLSSFSVTVVAAQEAIPNNKSLAAGLTMGFAGGVGGLLVILIGRIGDLYGLSTAISVLFFLPIAAGIIALFMKNRPTAKSERLAAR from the coding sequence ATGAGTCCGGAAAAACCTATAGAATATTCCACGATCGGTATACTATCTTTAGCACATATGCTAAATGATATGTATAGTAACTATTTACCTCAAATGCTTCCTTTTCTAGTGGCGGCGACAGCCTTATCCACCACTCGCGCAGCCATCTTAGTTTCGGCGTTTACCATTAGCTCTTCCTTCATTCAGCCGATTTTCGGCTATTTTCTGGACCGGCAAGGAAAACGCTGGCTTGTCCATGTGGGCACCCTATGGATGGCTATTATGCTTAGTCTAACCGGCCTTGTCCAAAACTATCTCCTTCTTGTGCTTTTGGCTGGCCTCGCTGGTCTGGGAACGGCTGCCTTTCACCCTCAAGCTTCGACCATGATTACAGTCATAAGTGGGGATCGAAAAGCAGTCCTCTTATCGACCTTCGTCGCCTTTGGGAATATTGGCTTTGCTCTTAGCCCACTTCTGTTAGTACCCTTATTTCAAAACTATGGTCTTCATGCTACCATTTACACTGTAATTCCTGGAATTTTCGTTGCCTTATTACTCTTTTTCTTTGCCCCGAAAAATGATGTCTTAGGTGGAAACGCGCCGACCTTGTCTGAAGTCATTTGTTCCTTACGATCAGCGCGCTCGGAACTACTCGCTATTACTAGTGTTATCGCCATTCGTTCTTTAACTTATACTGGATTGTTAACAATCCTTCCGTTATATTTCCAAGCTCAAAAACTTTCTAGTATTGCCGCCAGTCATTTAGTCTTCGTAATGCTGTTCTCTGGTGCAATCGGAGGAATCTTGGGGGGATTCATTTCAGATCGCTATGGTCGAAAACCTTTAATTGTCAGTTCTCTTATCCTAGCTACCCCTCTCTTCTATGGTTTCACACAAACGCAGGGCACCCTCAGTATTGTTTTCTTAGCCCTAGCCGGCGCATCCCTCCTATCTAGCTTTTCCGTGACGGTAGTAGCAGCGCAAGAAGCCATACCAAATAATAAATCGTTGGCGGCTGGGTTAACTATGGGATTTGCTGGTGGAGTGGGTGGCCTTCTGGTCATTTTAATCGGTCGTATTGGAGATCTCTACGGTTTGTCCACTGCGATTTCCGTGTTATTCTTTCTACCCATCGCAGCGGGAATCATCGCCCTTTTTATGAAAAATAGGCCTACTGCAAAATCAGAACGTTTAGCCGCTCGGTGA
- the rd gene encoding rubredoxin codes for MKKYVCSACGYVYDPAVGDPDSGIAPGTAFEDLPEDWVCPLCGVGKSEFEAE; via the coding sequence ATGAAAAAGTATGTTTGTTCAGCTTGTGGCTATGTTTATGATCCCGCTGTTGGGGATCCCGATTCGGGAATTGCACCCGGTACTGCTTTTGAGGATCTTCCGGAAGATTGGGTTTGTCCACTCTGTGGAGTGGGCAAAAGTGAGTTTGAAGCCGAGTAA
- a CDS encoding late competence development ComFB family protein, protein MYDLKNYTEIAVRQALQDYLHLNKLSCSCEQCKADIMAFALNRLPARYYVSPRGEIMTQWESHAVPDQARVMSEVVRAAQQISATPSHKFRTTTDDAN, encoded by the coding sequence ATGTATGACCTCAAGAATTACACAGAAATAGCTGTCCGTCAGGCACTTCAGGATTACCTCCATCTTAACAAACTCTCCTGCTCTTGTGAACAATGTAAAGCTGATATTATGGCATTTGCCTTAAATCGGCTACCTGCCCGTTATTATGTTTCTCCACGTGGCGAAATTATGACTCAATGGGAGTCCCACGCGGTTCCAGACCAGGCACGAGTAATGTCGGAGGTTGTACGTGCCGCCCAACAAATCAGCGCCACACCGTCGCATAAATTCCGTACAACTACCGATGATGCAAATTAG
- the feoB gene encoding ferrous iron transport protein B, with the protein MKIALMGNPNVGKSTVFNALTGSNQQVGNWAGKTVERKSGVIQRANQEIELIDLPGTYSLTAYSQEEIVTREYILREKPDVVMAMVDASNIERNLYLVLQVLELTPRVVIGLNMMDLAQSAGITIHASNLASALKVPVVEIIAARGKGVEEFLMEAIRVGEQEQDPLSGDVHYPQDLEQRIQAMEGLLAGTTWATKYPLRWLAIKRLERDSEIGQEWKKISAKSPKSKDKNSCCDSGDGVIYELQEAITLPGEPLLSKYESEGWSKDQFEMAFADAKYQYISQILPKFITQENLAKPTWTDLLDRWILSPIWGYPIMVAVLALVFWGSFVASAPLGEAVSQGMAWAGDVLVTLLQWGHAPDFIQSLVRDGIFAGVGAVLAFVPQIAIFFAFFSFMQDSGYLARAAFLGDRFMQLMGLHGKSFFSLVSGFGCNVPGIMATRTLEDPKDRLITMLINPLIPCVPRLGVMSAVVAAFFPGSRGALVMLSLLMISMLLVMFSALFLRRVVKQTERSAFVMELPLYHVPTLRNILWPTWQKTYSFLKRAWTFILVASIVVWVLSSYPQGVPMNATWAGKMGGLLESIGKPLGFDWRIMVAIVFGFTAKETTLSTLGILYGVAADASQSIAQAMTGAMTSLGAYTFLVVYMLYIPCLASVVTTYKESGSLGWTSFGVAYNLILSFIVGWIVFHGGLALGIH; encoded by the coding sequence ATGAAGATAGCACTTATGGGTAATCCCAATGTCGGAAAGAGTACGGTTTTTAACGCTTTAACAGGTTCCAACCAACAAGTTGGAAACTGGGCTGGAAAAACAGTTGAACGAAAATCGGGTGTGATTCAAAGAGCCAATCAGGAGATAGAGTTAATTGATCTTCCTGGAACCTATAGTCTGACTGCATATTCTCAAGAAGAGATCGTCACACGTGAATATATTCTCCGAGAAAAGCCTGATGTTGTAATGGCTATGGTTGACGCTTCAAATATTGAACGAAATCTTTACTTAGTTCTCCAGGTTCTGGAGTTAACTCCCCGTGTTGTTATCGGTTTAAATATGATGGATCTAGCACAATCTGCTGGGATAACCATTCATGCCAGTAATTTAGCCTCTGCTTTAAAGGTTCCCGTGGTTGAAATTATAGCGGCCAGAGGAAAAGGGGTAGAAGAATTCCTTATGGAAGCTATTCGTGTAGGAGAGCAGGAACAAGATCCGTTGTCGGGTGATGTCCACTATCCACAAGATCTTGAACAAAGAATTCAGGCAATGGAAGGATTGTTGGCAGGCACCACATGGGCAACAAAGTATCCATTGCGGTGGTTAGCTATTAAACGTTTGGAGCGAGATTCGGAAATCGGACAAGAGTGGAAGAAAATTTCCGCGAAATCCCCAAAAAGTAAGGACAAGAATTCCTGTTGCGATTCTGGAGATGGCGTAATTTATGAACTTCAAGAAGCAATTACGCTTCCAGGAGAGCCACTGCTCTCAAAGTATGAGTCAGAAGGGTGGAGCAAAGATCAGTTCGAGATGGCCTTTGCCGATGCTAAGTATCAATACATTTCGCAGATTCTTCCGAAGTTTATCACACAGGAAAATCTGGCTAAACCAACATGGACGGATTTACTTGATCGTTGGATTTTATCTCCAATTTGGGGATATCCAATTATGGTCGCAGTTCTAGCGTTAGTGTTTTGGGGATCTTTCGTTGCCAGTGCGCCATTAGGAGAAGCTGTTTCACAAGGTATGGCGTGGGCGGGCGATGTTTTGGTGACTTTGTTACAATGGGGTCATGCGCCTGACTTTATCCAAAGTTTGGTACGAGACGGTATTTTCGCGGGGGTAGGCGCTGTTTTGGCCTTTGTGCCTCAAATTGCTATCTTCTTTGCCTTCTTTTCCTTTATGCAGGACAGCGGGTATTTGGCACGTGCAGCGTTTTTGGGGGATCGTTTTATGCAACTTATGGGGTTGCATGGGAAATCGTTTTTCTCCTTGGTTTCCGGTTTCGGATGTAACGTTCCAGGGATTATGGCTACGCGAACGTTGGAGGACCCTAAAGACCGTTTGATTACTATGCTTATTAATCCATTGATTCCTTGTGTTCCGCGCTTAGGAGTAATGAGTGCTGTTGTGGCAGCTTTTTTCCCTGGTTCACGTGGAGCCTTAGTTATGCTAAGTCTTCTGATGATAAGTATGCTCCTTGTGATGTTCTCTGCACTTTTCTTAAGAAGAGTTGTCAAGCAAACTGAACGCTCGGCCTTTGTCATGGAACTCCCTCTTTACCATGTCCCTACGTTGCGTAATATTCTGTGGCCTACTTGGCAGAAAACGTACTCCTTTCTAAAAAGGGCATGGACATTCATTTTAGTGGCTTCGATTGTGGTTTGGGTTTTGAGTTCGTATCCGCAAGGAGTTCCAATGAATGCAACATGGGCAGGTAAAATGGGAGGACTGTTGGAATCAATTGGTAAACCGTTGGGATTTGACTGGCGGATCATGGTTGCCATTGTTTTTGGCTTTACGGCTAAAGAAACGACCTTATCAACCCTCGGTATTTTGTATGGCGTGGCCGCAGATGCTTCACAGTCCATCGCACAGGCCATGACGGGTGCTATGACTTCTTTGGGGGCGTACACATTTCTGGTGGTGTATATGCTTTATATCCCTTGTCTTGCTTCTGTCGTCACAACGTATAAGGAATCTGGAAGTTTAGGTTGGACCAGCTTTGGAGTTGCTTATAACCTTATTCTTAGTTTTATCGTTGGGTGGATTGTTTTTCACGGAGGACTGGCGTTGGGTATTCACTAA
- a CDS encoding HAD family hydrolase codes for MIQAILFDIKETLTNINSSDFMRNYLGFLAPRFAHLLPPDKFSKQLLKSMEVMRNEPKPGQTNMQTFYDDFSKATNQSYQTLHPIFEEFYESDFPALRCLIRVIPQGAKVVEYAIQQGFLAAVASNPVIPLIAIREQLRWAGLNPDHFKVIPAWDNFHFCKPHLEFFREIADCLDVKPESCLLVSDNIEDKVCQELGMKLFYVGTNQSEMQTDYLGCLDDLVHLISQGNL; via the coding sequence GTGATTCAAGCTATTCTTTTTGACATAAAAGAAACGTTGACAAATATAAATTCGTCTGACTTCATGCGAAATTATCTTGGATTTTTGGCTCCGCGCTTTGCGCATCTTCTCCCGCCAGATAAGTTTTCAAAACAACTTTTAAAATCGATGGAAGTTATGCGGAATGAACCTAAACCTGGGCAAACAAATATGCAGACGTTTTATGACGACTTTAGTAAAGCCACGAATCAATCGTACCAAACGTTACATCCAATTTTCGAGGAGTTTTATGAATCCGATTTCCCTGCGTTGCGTTGCTTGATTCGGGTTATTCCGCAAGGGGCAAAGGTGGTTGAGTACGCTATTCAACAGGGATTTTTAGCTGCTGTGGCGTCGAATCCAGTGATACCGTTAATCGCTATACGAGAGCAACTTCGCTGGGCTGGGCTAAATCCGGATCATTTCAAAGTCATTCCTGCCTGGGATAACTTTCATTTTTGTAAGCCCCATCTTGAGTTCTTTAGAGAGATTGCGGATTGTCTTGACGTTAAACCTGAGAGCTGTTTGTTGGTCAGTGATAATATTGAAGATAAGGTATGCCAAGAACTAGGGATGAAGCTTTTTTATGTAGGAACTAATCAATCTGAAATGCAGACGGATTATTTGGGCTGTCTTGATGATCTTGTCCATTTAATTAGTCAAGGGAATTTATGA
- a CDS encoding glycosyl hydrolase family 18 protein, whose amino-acid sequence MNSTWTATARRLIDKRLWILGYISEDYQGDLRGIDSLRQQSSHIDVYADFAFQLLPNGQFTGQVNMLALQEAHERDIASFILFHNFNGEIFDPQPLRSVLSSTASQRNCIRQMINLLPPKAAGVHVDFEGVEAPYRIPFLSFLESLRAELHNRGLLLTIAIPAKRSEWEAPGYDFAGIGRLCDSITLMTYDEHYAGGSPGPIASLPWMTDTLDYAIRYIPNEKLLLGIPVYGYDWSNEPTRIVPMRDIPNLVAQTNARILWSDPAVEPYFYYWRGRTKHTLWYENELSSKVRLGFVKSYRLRGVAIWRLGYETSRFWQGVASKLKR is encoded by the coding sequence TTGAATTCTACTTGGACAGCCACAGCACGACGCCTTATCGACAAACGATTATGGATACTCGGATATATTTCCGAAGATTACCAAGGAGATTTGCGCGGAATTGATTCGCTTCGGCAACAAAGTTCTCACATTGATGTTTATGCTGATTTTGCCTTCCAGCTTCTACCCAACGGACAGTTTACTGGTCAAGTCAATATGCTTGCGCTTCAAGAGGCCCACGAACGAGACATTGCCTCATTTATTCTCTTCCATAATTTTAATGGTGAAATATTTGATCCTCAGCCTTTGCGTTCTGTTTTATCTTCTACTGCCTCTCAGCGGAATTGCATACGCCAGATGATAAATTTGCTCCCCCCCAAAGCAGCTGGGGTACATGTGGATTTTGAGGGCGTAGAAGCCCCTTACCGAATTCCTTTTCTGTCGTTTCTAGAATCTCTTAGAGCGGAGTTGCATAATCGTGGTTTACTTTTAACCATTGCTATCCCTGCCAAGCGTTCGGAGTGGGAGGCACCGGGTTATGATTTTGCTGGTATTGGGAGGCTATGTGATTCAATAACCCTCATGACCTATGACGAACATTATGCAGGTGGTTCGCCCGGTCCAATAGCGAGTTTACCATGGATGACTGACACGCTCGACTATGCCATTCGCTATATCCCCAATGAAAAGCTATTATTGGGAATTCCAGTCTACGGATACGATTGGTCCAACGAACCTACGCGAATTGTTCCAATGCGTGATATTCCTAATTTGGTCGCCCAAACCAATGCACGAATTCTTTGGTCAGACCCCGCAGTTGAACCATACTTTTATTACTGGCGAGGTCGAACAAAACATACTTTATGGTATGAAAATGAACTTTCCTCAAAGGTTCGCCTCGGCTTTGTGAAGAGTTATCGCTTGCGGGGAGTTGCTATATGGCGCCTCGGGTATGAAACAAGCCGTTTTTGGCAAGGAGTCGCGAGCAAACTTAAAAGATAG
- a CDS encoding Crp/Fnr family transcriptional regulator encodes MLKPEDLLRFSLFSSLTANDVNPLLPHLKERRYRRGQLLFVEGEIGSSVYFVLSGQVKLSKSTPTGEEQILDWCGPYDCFAEVLLLEAGSYPVTAEVLQDSTLLVLHNEVMPRILESNPALSVALIRTLSRRLRLAQEFIRVLTNRSTAGILAALFLRLARPATTPGHPIYIDASFTHRDLASMIGTSREYVNRAINGWKKSGILRLVDDRLEIIKPHELADWP; translated from the coding sequence GTGCTTAAGCCTGAGGATCTTCTCCGCTTTTCTTTGTTTTCGTCTTTAACGGCTAACGATGTGAACCCCCTACTCCCTCATCTGAAAGAGCGCCGTTACCGTCGTGGGCAACTATTATTTGTTGAGGGGGAGATTGGTTCATCAGTTTACTTTGTCCTTTCTGGCCAAGTAAAGCTCAGTAAATCGACACCAACAGGCGAGGAACAGATTCTCGATTGGTGTGGACCCTACGATTGTTTCGCCGAGGTTCTACTTCTCGAAGCTGGCTCATACCCAGTTACTGCCGAAGTTCTTCAAGACAGCACACTATTAGTCTTACATAATGAAGTCATGCCGCGAATTTTAGAATCTAACCCTGCACTTTCTGTAGCCCTCATTCGGACTTTGAGCCGACGATTAAGACTTGCTCAAGAGTTCATTCGGGTTCTAACAAATCGTTCCACTGCAGGAATTCTCGCCGCCCTTTTTCTTCGCCTAGCACGGCCTGCTACAACCCCAGGTCATCCTATTTACATAGATGCCTCGTTTACGCATCGGGATCTGGCCAGTATGATTGGCACCTCCCGTGAATATGTTAACAGAGCCATTAACGGCTGGAAAAAATCTGGGATTTTGAGACTGGTCGATGATCGATTAGAAATCATAAAGCCCCATGAATTAGCAGACTGGCCTTAA